The Sphingorhabdus lutea genome segment ATCATATAAATTATCCCCCAATAATGCAATTTTTACATGTGGATTTGCGGCGGCAATGTCATGCACCCATTCCGCGCCCGCACGGGTTTTTCCAAAACCGCGCCCCGCCATTATTAACCAAATACGCCAATTTCCCTTTGGCGGTAACTGTGATGGCCGCGCCAATATGCGCCATTCATATTTTAATTTACCCAATTGAGTTGGCGACAGGGAATTTATGAATTTGTGCAGTTCATCCGGCGGCAACATGCTGATTTGCTGCCAAATGCTATATTCCACCGATATTATCGGCTTTTAACCGCTCTCTGGTTTCTTCCAATTTATCCAATATATCATTTAATAAATTATCATGCATTACGGCATCGCTGCTATTATCCTTTTGATTTTCATTCGCCATTTGCGATTGATATTGCGCCACCGTGGACGCATGAAGTTGTAATAATTTCAATCCCATGGCATCATCATAATGTTTGAAATGCCCCTTTATCTCACCGCCATGGATAATGGGTTTTTCCACGCCAAAACGCGCGCGTTGCAACATTTCCAGTAACAAATTCTCAAAGGCGATTTTTAACGCCTCCATCCAATTTTTATCAAATATCGCGTCCATTTTGCGGTGTCGATATACTGTGCTGGGCTTTACACCTGCTTGTTTTGCCGAAAAGGTAACATTGCAAGTTTCGGCCAATATTTGCAGGAATTTTGCTTTTTTCTTGTCTGAAAATGCGCGTTTATTTTCACGTTGTAATTTTAATTTGGGGATGCCTTTTTTTGTTCTGATTTTCGTTAAAACCAATTTTTTAACCGCATCATATCCAATTTCTTCATCCCTATTTTGCTGTTTATAATTTGGCCCAATATTGCGGGTGCGGCCATCCCCCCGCCGCGCGTTGGCGGACGTTATTTTTTGCGGCATAACTGCTCCTTGGTTTGAAATATAATTAAACAGCCGCATCCTGAAACCTACATATCGCAGGGCGGCCTATATGGGTATGTTCCATAAAATATATGATATTTTTTTGATTATCATATCGCCATGTCGGCGAATCACATCATCTCGATCTTCCGTATATGTGCCATAATGGCGTAACGATGTCAATATAAATAACCTATTTGGTTATATTTTTTTGAGCAAAGAAAAGGCCCATATCAGGTTGGCATAACCTAAAAAATGGGCCTAAATCTTTTATATCAATATTTTATATGGATTAAGCAGCCTTATAAAATGTGCCTTTTTCTTCGGCCTTTTTACGGAAACTGACCGGAGGCTTAAAGCGTTCGCCATATTTTTGGGCCATATTATCGGCGGTGCGGACAAAATTTTCCACGCCAATTGTGTCAATATAGCTAATCGGGCCGCCCGTATATGGCATAAAGCCCCAACCGAAAATCGCGCCCAAATCCGCGCTTTGCGGATCGGGAACAACGCCTTCATCAAAACATTGCGCGGTGGCGATAAGTTGGATGTAAAGCAGGCGCTGCTTCACCTCCTCTGCGCTTGGCTGTGGATCGGCAATCGGATAATGGTCCGCCATTCCGGCCCACAGGCCCTTACGCTCTCCCTTATCATCATAATCATAAAATCCTGAACCAAAGCGGCGGCCCTTACGGCCCAATTCCACCACCATTTTTTCAAGGAAATCCTCTGTTCCTGATGGGCGATAATCCGCGCCAAGCTCTTGCTTGGTCGATTGCATCACATCATAGCCAAGCTGTAATGTGGTTTCATCCAGCAGCGCCAATGGACCAATGGGCATGCCCATATTTTTGGCGACATTTTCGATTAAGGCGGGTTTTACCCCTTCGCTAACCAACAGCATCGCCTCACCCATATATGGCGGGAATACGCGGTTGGTGAAGAAACCACGAACATCTTTTACCACAATCGGGGTTTTGCGAATTTTGGCATTATAATCAAATGCCACGGCCATCGCCAAATCGCCCGTTTGCTCGCCAGGAATAATTTCCAACAAAGGCATTTTTTCAACAGGTGAGAAGAAATGCAGGCCGACAAATTGTTCGGGCCGTGATGAATTTTTGGCAAGTCCAGTGATAGGAAGGGTGGAGGTGTTGGACGCAAAAACCACGTCTTTGCCGATAACAGCCTCGGCCTTTTTAATCACATCAGCCTTTACATCGGGGCGTTCAAACACTGCCTCAATAATTAAATCAACATCTTTTAAATCGTCATAATTATCTGTTGGGGTAATCCGCGCCATAAAGGCATCGGCCTTTTCCTTGGTCATTTTGCCGCGTGCGACCGCCTTATCCATAATTTTTTGTGAATAGGCGACGGCCTTTTGCGCGTCTTCCATGCTGCGGTCCAAAACCACCACATCCATGCCGCCCTTTGCGGTGACATGGGTAATGCCTGAACCCATTAACCCGCCGCCAAGGACGCCGACTTTTTTCAAATCAACCTTTGGCACGCCCGCTGGACGGCCCGCGCCCTTTTCTGCTGCCTGTTTATTGACAAATAAAGTGCGGATCATATTTTTTGCCTGTGGTCCGGACAATAATTTGGTGAAATATTTTGATTCCACGCGCAATGCGGTATCCATGGGCAGGATAGAGCCTTCATAAAGGCAGGATAAAATCGCCTTTACCGCTTCATAATTACCCTTGCTTTCTTTATGGGCAATCGCGTTTAATCCAACAAATAATTGCACCGAACGTGGGTCCATCGCGCCCGCGCCGCCGGGGAATTTAAATCCTTTGGCATCCCATGGGGCAAGGGTTTTGGGGTTCGCCTTTACCCACTCTTTCGCCTTGGCGATTAAATCCGCCTCTGGCACAACATCATGGATAAGGCCCTGGGCCTTTGCAGTTGCGGGGTTTAATGATTTGCCCTGCACAATCATCATCGCGGCATTTTGCAAACCGATAAGGCGCGGCACACGCTGTGTTCCGCCGCCACCGGGAAGTAGGCCAACCATTACCTCGGGCAGGCCAAGCTGAATTTTTGGATTGTCGGCCGCCACGCGGTAATGACATGCAAGTGCCAATTCCAACCCGCCACCAAGGGCAAGGCCGTTTAACGCGCACGCAAATGGCTTGGCAAAGGCGGTGCCTTTCAACATATCCTTGGCTTTATTGCCGCCGGTTTCCATTTTTCGCAGGGTGGCGTTCAGTCCGAATGCATTTTCAAACGCCTCGCCCATGCTGGCGGCTTTGCTGCTGCCCAACATGTTAAGGTCGGCCCCTGCCATAAATCCGCTGGCCTTGCCAGAGGTAATGACCGCGCCCTTAATTTCGTCATTGCTTAACACTTCGTCGACAAATTTTGGGAATTCGGCAATTAAATCCGCATTCCACACATTCATGCTATTATTTGGCACATCCAAAGTTAATAAAGCGATACCGTCGCTGTCTATTTCAACTGTAAAACATTTATATGTCATATTATTTTTCCAAATCTATAATTTTGTAGGCGGCGATTATACGCGCTCAATGATGGTGGCGGTGCCCATGCCTGCACCAATGCATAGGGTGATAAGCGCGGTCGATTTGCCCGAACGCTCCAACTCATCAACCACTGTTCCCAAAATCATCGCGCCGGTCGCGCCCAATGGGTGGCCCATGGCAATTGCGCCGCCATTGACGTTAATATCGCTATGGTCAACTTTCATCGCATCCATGAAACGTAATACTACCGAGGCAAAAGCCTCATTCAATTCCCACAAATCAATGTCCGACGCGCTCATCCCCGCGCGGGTCAATGCCTTTTGCGCGGCAAATTCGGGGCCGGTTAACATGATGGTTGGCTCTGAACCAATGCTGGCCATGGAAACAATGCGTGCACGCGGTTTCAAATCATATTTTTTGGCCGCAACATCATTGCCGATTAACACGGCGGCTGAACCATCCACAATGCCCGAACTATTACCCGCATGATGCACATGATTTATATTTTCAATATCGGGATAGCGCATTTTGGCGATATCATCAAAACCGGGCATCGCTTGCCCCATCATCGCAAATGCAGGGGCAAGAGCGCCCAATGATTGCATGTCGGTTTCAGGACGCATTAACTCATCATGGTCCAACACCACCTCACCAATCACATCACGAATGGGCAAAATGGAATTGGCAAAGCGTTTTTCGGCCCATGCGCGCGCGGCGCGTTTTTGGCTTTCCATCGCATATGCGTCCACATCATCGCGGCTATAGCCATATTTGGTGGCGATTAAATCGGCAGAAATACCCTGCGGAATAAAATAATTGGCAATGGCAGAGCGCGGATCAACCGGCCATGCGCCGCCATCTGAACCCATGGGAACGCGGCTCATCGATTCAATGCCGCCGCCAATGGTTAAATCGGCCTCACCCGCCTTTACCTTGGCTGCCGCGATATTTGATGCCTCAAGCCCCGAACCGCAAAAACGGTTTACCTGAATTCCCGATGTTGTTTCGGCATATCCCGCCTGCAATGCGGCGGTGCGGGTTATCACCGCGCCTTGCTCACCCACGGGGGACACACAGCCAAATGAAATATCCTCTACCGCCTCGGCAGGAAGATTGTTGCGTTCCCGCACGCTGGCCAAAACCTGAGCGGAAAGGTCCAATGGGGTGATTTCGTGCAATGCGCCATCGCTGCGCCCCTTGCCGCGCGGGCTGCGCACCGCGTCAAAAATAAATGCTTCGCTCATATCATCTCTTCCTTTATTTAATTTTTATATGCAATTTGGGTTGCAAATAATTGTTCAATTTTTGTGTCATCAAAGCCTAAA includes the following:
- a CDS encoding acetyl-CoA C-acetyltransferase, producing MSEAFIFDAVRSPRGKGRSDGALHEITPLDLSAQVLASVRERNNLPAEAVEDISFGCVSPVGEQGAVITRTAALQAGYAETTSGIQVNRFCGSGLEASNIAAAKVKAGEADLTIGGGIESMSRVPMGSDGGAWPVDPRSAIANYFIPQGISADLIATKYGYSRDDVDAYAMESQKRAARAWAEKRFANSILPIRDVIGEVVLDHDELMRPETDMQSLGALAPAFAMMGQAMPGFDDIAKMRYPDIENINHVHHAGNSSGIVDGSAAVLIGNDVAAKKYDLKPRARIVSMASIGSEPTIMLTGPEFAAQKALTRAGMSASDIDLWELNEAFASVVLRFMDAMKVDHSDINVNGGAIAMGHPLGATGAMILGTVVDELERSGKSTALITLCIGAGMGTATIIERV
- a CDS encoding 3-hydroxyacyl-CoA dehydrogenase NAD-binding domain-containing protein; this encodes MTYKCFTVEIDSDGIALLTLDVPNNSMNVWNADLIAEFPKFVDEVLSNDEIKGAVITSGKASGFMAGADLNMLGSSKAASMGEAFENAFGLNATLRKMETGGNKAKDMLKGTAFAKPFACALNGLALGGGLELALACHYRVAADNPKIQLGLPEVMVGLLPGGGGTQRVPRLIGLQNAAMMIVQGKSLNPATAKAQGLIHDVVPEADLIAKAKEWVKANPKTLAPWDAKGFKFPGGAGAMDPRSVQLFVGLNAIAHKESKGNYEAVKAILSCLYEGSILPMDTALRVESKYFTKLLSGPQAKNMIRTLFVNKQAAEKGAGRPAGVPKVDLKKVGVLGGGLMGSGITHVTAKGGMDVVVLDRSMEDAQKAVAYSQKIMDKAVARGKMTKEKADAFMARITPTDNYDDLKDVDLIIEAVFERPDVKADVIKKAEAVIGKDVVFASNTSTLPITGLAKNSSRPEQFVGLHFFSPVEKMPLLEIIPGEQTGDLAMAVAFDYNAKIRKTPIVVKDVRGFFTNRVFPPYMGEAMLLVSEGVKPALIENVAKNMGMPIGPLALLDETTLQLGYDVMQSTKQELGADYRPSGTEDFLEKMVVELGRKGRRFGSGFYDYDDKGERKGLWAGMADHYPIADPQPSAEEVKQRLLYIQLIATAQCFDEGVVPDPQSADLGAIFGWGFMPYTGGPISYIDTIGVENFVRTADNMAQKYGERFKPPVSFRKKAEEKGTFYKAA